Proteins from a single region of Melanotaenia boesemani isolate fMelBoe1 chromosome 3, fMelBoe1.pri, whole genome shotgun sequence:
- the fam210b gene encoding protein FAM210B, mitochondrial, protein MLLCRLRTASAAALDQGLFFLVRLKANRLKDVTQAACKDHTFKRHRLFCAVVGGVDPNRENLGKQKPDPVQNWDTPCCFVTTEWGHLDRVATVAVNLSRSVQRKGGEFDPIRRFNSKVTADVFSFTGNCGVSSGRCFTTSNMQTRASSTSAATKKSEEQADNKGDVQEASPTSTTEKGLGDTPEPEGVKLNKTQQLKKVFKEYGAVGVSFHIGISLMSLGMFYLLISSGIDMAALLCKLGFSEAMVQSKMAAGTSTFVLAYAIHKLFAPVRISITLVSVPLIVRYFRKTGLFKPPTPAP, encoded by the exons ATGCTGTTGTGTCGCTTGAGGACAGCGTCTGCTGCGGCTTTGGATcagggtttgtttttcttggtgCGACTCAAAGCAAACAGACTGAAGGACGTCACCCAGGCAGCATGCAAGGACCACACTTTTAAACGGCATCGGTTATTCTGTGCGGTCGTCGGTGGTGTGGACCCAAACCGTGAGAACCTGGGTAAACAAAAGCCAGACCCAGTCCAAAACTGGGACACGCCGTGTTGTTTTGTAACCACAGAGTGGGGACACTTGGACCGGGTGGCCACTGTAGCTGTGAACCTGTCCCGAAGCGTGCAGCGGAAAGGCGGTGAATTTGATCCTATCAGACGCTTTAACAGCAAAGTCACGGCTGATGTTTTCTCGTTTACTGGTAACTGTGGGGTTTCTAGCGGACGCTGCTTCACCACCTCCAACATGCAGACCAGAGCTTCATCCACAAGTGCAGCCACGAAGAAGAGCGAAGAACAGGCAGACAACAAAGGG gATGTCCAGGAGGCATCGCCTACCTCCACCACTGAAAAAGGCCTGGGGGACACGCCGGAGCCAGAGGGAGTAAAACTCAACAAAACCCAGCAACTAAAGAAAGTCTTCAAGGAATATGGAGCAGTGGGAGTTTCCTTTCACATCGGAATCTCTCTCATGTCTCTGGGAATGTTTTATCTCCTTATATCCAG TGGCATCGACATGGCAGCCCTGCTGTGCAAACTAGGCTTCAGCGAGGCGATGGTTCAGTCTAAAATGGCAGCAGGAACCAGCACATTCGTCCTGGCCTACGCCATCCACAAGCTCTTTGCTCCTGTTCGCATCAGCATCACACTGGTGTCAGTGCCTCTCATCGTTCGCTACTTCAGAAAGACTGGACTCTTTAAACCACCCACACCTGCACCCTGA